A stretch of Ferribacterium limneticum DNA encodes these proteins:
- the fliG gene encoding flagellar motor switch protein FliG, whose protein sequence is MATSPEEGLEKSATLLIALGADHAAEVLKQLGPREVQKLGHAMASLKSVPRAKVEAILDEFQKIAEEHSAMHVDTDDYIRSVLTKALGDDKASNLISRILQSGETSGIEGLKWMDAGTVADLIKNEHPQIIATILVHLEHDHSSEILNHFTERLRNDVVLRIATLEGIQPTALKELNDAMARILAGSTSVKRTAMGGVRTVAEILNFIGTANETSVVDAIREYDPDLAQKILDEMFVFENLMDIDDRSIQLILREVQSDSLILALKGASPELREKIFKNMSQRAAEMLREDLESKGPVRLSEVEAEQKEILKVVRRLADEGQIVLGGAGGEQMV, encoded by the coding sequence ATGGCAACTAGCCCGGAAGAAGGCCTCGAAAAGAGTGCCACGCTACTCATCGCACTGGGTGCCGATCACGCCGCAGAAGTCCTCAAGCAACTGGGGCCGCGCGAGGTGCAGAAGCTTGGTCACGCCATGGCATCGCTCAAGTCTGTCCCACGGGCCAAGGTAGAGGCCATCCTGGACGAATTTCAGAAGATCGCCGAGGAACATTCGGCCATGCACGTCGATACCGATGATTACATCCGCTCGGTGCTGACCAAGGCGCTCGGCGACGACAAGGCATCGAACCTTATTTCGCGCATCCTGCAAAGCGGGGAAACCTCCGGCATCGAGGGCCTGAAGTGGATGGATGCCGGAACGGTAGCCGACCTGATCAAGAACGAGCACCCGCAGATCATCGCCACCATTCTGGTGCACCTCGAGCACGATCACTCCAGCGAAATCCTCAACCACTTCACCGAACGCTTGCGCAACGACGTCGTGCTGCGGATCGCCACGCTGGAAGGCATCCAGCCCACCGCCCTGAAAGAGCTGAACGACGCGATGGCGCGCATTCTGGCCGGCTCCACCAGCGTCAAGCGAACAGCGATGGGCGGGGTGCGGACGGTTGCCGAAATTCTCAACTTCATCGGCACAGCCAATGAAACCTCGGTCGTCGACGCCATTCGCGAGTACGACCCCGATCTCGCCCAGAAGATTCTCGACGAAATGTTCGTATTCGAGAACCTGATGGATATCGACGATCGTTCGATCCAGCTGATCCTGCGCGAAGTTCAGTCCGATTCGCTGATCCTGGCTCTCAAAGGCGCCTCGCCGGAACTGCGCGAGAAAATCTTCAAGAACATGTCGCAACGTGCCGCCGAAATGCTGCGCGAAGATCTCGAATCCAAAGGCCCGGTTCGCCTTTCCGAAGTCGAGGCCGAACAGAAGGAAATCCTCAAGGTCGTCCGTCGCCTTGCCGACGAAGGACAAATCGTCCTCGGTGGCGCCGGTGGCGAGCAGATGGTCTGA
- the fliI gene encoding flagellar protein export ATPase FliI — MAEPLTPCELPDHPTRWNSFLQNCGTAASNSQPLWPVGRLTRINGLVMEAAGLKLPLGSTCKIYPSSGAPIEAEVVGFAGEKLYLMPSDDVYGLAPGSKVVAVESPNALPKVGGPPPFRRRAIDRAKQGPVGEELLGRVLDGVGRPLDNKGPLITAQTRPLQSRPVNPMSRAAIHQPLDVGIRAINALLTVGRGQRMGLFAGSGVGKSVLLGMMARYTEAEVIVVGLIGERGREVKEFIEQILGEEGMRRSVVVAAPADTGPLMRLQGAAYATTIAEYFRDQGRHVLLIMDSLTRYAMAQREIALAIGEPPATRGYPPSVFARLPQLVERAGNGQEGGGSITAFYTVLAEGDDQQDPIADSARAILDGHIVLSRTLADAGHYPAIDIEQSISRAMVNLIDTPHLDQIRKFKVLFARYQRSRDLISVGAYAPGSDPVLDQAISLYPRMEHFLQQQLIEQADFPGSLDALKSLF, encoded by the coding sequence ATGGCTGAACCCCTGACCCCCTGCGAGTTGCCTGACCACCCGACGCGCTGGAACAGCTTTCTGCAAAATTGCGGCACGGCGGCCAGTAATTCCCAGCCGCTTTGGCCGGTTGGACGTCTGACTCGAATCAACGGTCTGGTCATGGAAGCGGCCGGCCTGAAGCTTCCGCTCGGCAGCACCTGCAAGATTTACCCGTCCAGTGGCGCACCGATTGAAGCCGAAGTCGTTGGCTTTGCCGGCGAAAAACTTTACCTGATGCCGTCCGACGACGTGTATGGGCTTGCTCCGGGCTCCAAGGTGGTCGCCGTCGAATCGCCCAATGCGCTGCCGAAGGTCGGTGGCCCACCGCCATTCCGCCGCCGCGCCATCGACCGGGCCAAGCAAGGGCCGGTCGGCGAGGAACTGCTGGGCCGCGTCTTGGACGGCGTCGGCCGCCCCCTCGACAACAAGGGGCCATTGATCACGGCCCAGACACGACCGCTGCAAAGCCGGCCGGTCAACCCGATGTCGCGCGCGGCCATCCATCAGCCGCTGGATGTCGGCATTCGCGCCATCAATGCGCTGCTGACCGTTGGCCGAGGCCAGCGCATGGGGCTGTTTGCCGGCTCGGGCGTCGGCAAGTCAGTGCTGCTCGGCATGATGGCCCGCTACACGGAAGCGGAAGTGATTGTCGTCGGGCTGATTGGCGAACGTGGCCGAGAGGTCAAGGAGTTCATCGAACAGATCCTTGGCGAAGAGGGCATGCGGCGTTCAGTCGTCGTTGCCGCCCCGGCCGATACCGGCCCCTTGATGCGACTGCAAGGCGCGGCCTACGCCACCACCATTGCCGAATATTTCCGTGACCAGGGAAGACACGTCCTGCTGATCATGGACTCCCTGACGCGCTACGCCATGGCGCAACGCGAAATCGCCTTGGCCATTGGTGAACCACCGGCCACCCGCGGCTATCCGCCTTCCGTATTCGCCCGCCTGCCCCAACTGGTCGAACGGGCCGGCAATGGCCAGGAAGGGGGCGGTTCAATCACGGCGTTCTATACGGTTCTGGCCGAGGGCGATGACCAGCAGGATCCGATTGCCGACTCGGCGCGAGCGATTCTTGACGGCCACATCGTGCTATCCAGAACCCTCGCTGATGCCGGCCATTACCCGGCGATCGACATTGAACAATCGATCAGCCGGGCCATGGTCAACCTGATCGACACACCCCATCTGGACCAGATTCGCAAGTTCAAGGTCTTGTTCGCCCGCTATCAACGGTCGCGCGACCTGATTTCCGTCGGCGCCTATGCCCCGGGTTCCGACCCCGTTCTCGACCAGGCAATCAGCCTCTATCCGAGGATGGAACACTTTCTGCAGCAGCAATTGATCGAGCAGGCCGATTTTCCCGGTAGCCTGGATGCACTGAAGTCGCTTTTCTGA
- the flgL gene encoding flagellar hook-associated protein FlgL has product MSMRISTMQIYNGGTAGIQNLQSDLYSAQNQVSTGRRIVTPKDDPIGAAQALMVTQSSAVNELYLKNQGAADSKLSALDSTLQGINEELVNIYEKSIAAGNGAYSDSNRKAIAAELSERLDSLVSLANTQDGNGRYVFAGFQSTITPFTGSPVTYNGDDGQQKLQVTASQFVTTNLSGNDVFVNVVDSNGVSTGQSMFQSVQDMITFLNTPGGSAGSPLYTNALKNINASIDNVLRNQATVGARQSSLESMTNTAEDRSLQYAQQLSDIEDLDYAKAITEISQKKLQLEATQATFAKTAQLSLFSYI; this is encoded by the coding sequence ATGAGCATGCGCATCAGCACCATGCAGATTTACAACGGCGGAACCGCCGGTATCCAGAATCTGCAAAGCGACCTTTATTCCGCACAAAACCAGGTCAGCACCGGGCGGCGTATCGTCACGCCGAAGGATGATCCGATCGGCGCCGCCCAAGCCCTGATGGTCACCCAGTCGTCCGCAGTCAACGAGTTGTACCTGAAAAACCAGGGAGCGGCCGATAGCAAGTTGTCGGCGCTGGACAGCACCTTGCAAGGCATCAACGAAGAACTGGTCAATATTTACGAGAAGTCGATTGCCGCCGGTAACGGCGCCTATTCCGATTCCAACCGGAAGGCGATCGCCGCCGAGCTGTCTGAGCGCCTGGACAGCCTGGTCAGCCTGGCCAATACCCAGGACGGTAACGGGCGTTATGTCTTTGCCGGTTTCCAGTCGACGATTACGCCCTTCACCGGGTCGCCGGTAACGTATAACGGCGATGACGGCCAGCAAAAGCTGCAGGTGACGGCCAGCCAGTTCGTGACGACCAACCTGAGTGGCAACGATGTATTTGTAAATGTTGTCGATTCGAATGGTGTTTCGACTGGACAGTCGATGTTCCAGTCCGTGCAGGACATGATCACCTTCCTCAATACGCCGGGGGGATCGGCGGGTAGCCCCCTCTACACCAATGCACTGAAAAACATCAATGCCTCGATCGACAACGTCCTGCGCAACCAGGCGACCGTCGGTGCTCGCCAGTCTTCGTTGGAAAGCATGACCAATACCGCTGAGGACCGCTCGCTGCAATACGCCCAGCAACTGTCGGATATCGAAGATCTCGATTACGCCAAGGCGATTACCGAGATTTCCCAGAAGAAGCTGCAATTGGAGGCGACGCAGGCAACCTTTGCCAAAACGGCGCAATTGTCGCTGTTCAGCTACATATGA
- the fliO gene encoding flagellar biosynthetic protein FliO: MGVSTGTYFQAGLALALIVGLLAATAWLARKVSGGKGFGQGGMKVVGGVALGPRERIVLLEVGNEWLVIGIVPGQIRTLHRLEKGTLSDGALPASADKPFAQWLHGIANRQSHE, translated from the coding sequence GTGGGCGTTTCCACGGGCACATATTTTCAGGCAGGCCTCGCTCTTGCCCTGATTGTCGGCCTTCTGGCAGCCACCGCCTGGCTCGCCCGCAAGGTTTCCGGCGGCAAGGGATTTGGCCAAGGCGGCATGAAGGTGGTCGGCGGAGTGGCGCTCGGGCCGCGCGAAAGGATTGTTCTGCTCGAAGTGGGCAACGAGTGGCTGGTTATCGGCATCGTACCGGGCCAGATTCGCACCCTGCACCGGCTTGAGAAAGGCACTCTTTCCGATGGGGCGCTACCAGCCTCGGCCGACAAACCCTTTGCCCAGTGGCTGCATGGCATTGCCAACCGTCAAAGCCATGAATAA
- the fliP gene encoding flagellar type III secretion system pore protein FliP (The bacterial flagellar biogenesis protein FliP forms a type III secretion system (T3SS)-type pore required for flagellar assembly.): MNKRLALITLALLLPTGLAFAQAAGGLPAVTSTPAAGGGTTYSLTIQTLLLMTALTFIPAIVLMMTGFTRIVIVLSLLRHAMGTQTAPPNQVVVGLSLFLTFFVMSPVLEKVYTDAYVPLSENRINIMQAADRAAIPMRGFMLKQTRESDLALFAGIAKIDKIEKPEDTPLRILVPAFVISELKTAFQIGFILFIPFLVIDMVVASLLMSMGMMMMSPVMVALPFKLMLFVLVDGWHLVIGSLVQSFSP, translated from the coding sequence ATGAATAAACGTCTGGCGCTCATAACACTGGCGCTCCTGTTGCCGACAGGACTCGCCTTCGCCCAGGCCGCTGGTGGCTTGCCGGCAGTGACCAGCACGCCCGCCGCGGGCGGTGGCACGACGTATTCGCTGACAATCCAGACGCTACTCTTGATGACGGCACTAACCTTCATCCCGGCCATCGTGCTGATGATGACAGGCTTTACCCGAATCGTGATTGTCCTTTCCCTGCTGCGCCACGCCATGGGAACCCAGACTGCCCCACCAAATCAGGTGGTCGTCGGACTCTCGCTGTTTCTCACTTTTTTTGTGATGAGCCCGGTGCTGGAAAAGGTCTATACGGACGCCTACGTTCCGCTATCGGAAAACAGGATCAACATCATGCAAGCGGCGGATCGAGCCGCCATTCCAATGCGTGGATTCATGCTCAAACAGACAAGGGAGTCCGACCTGGCCCTGTTTGCCGGCATCGCAAAAATCGACAAGATCGAAAAGCCCGAAGACACGCCGCTGCGAATTCTGGTCCCCGCCTTCGTGATCAGTGAATTGAAGACGGCGTTTCAGATTGGCTTCATCCTGTTTATCCCCTTCCTGGTCATCGACATGGTCGTCGCCAGCCTGCTGATGTCAATGGGCATGATGATGATGTCACCGGTCATGGTCGCCTTGCCATTCAAACTGATGCTGTTTGTTCTGGTCGATGGCTGGCATCTGGTCATCGGCTCGCTGGTGCAAAGTTTTTCGCCATGA
- the fliN gene encoding flagellar motor switch protein FliN, translating to MADEMENIENTATEDDGQISEDDWAAAMSEQAISDAPAALAAQPADIFPSFGGNAGNAGMMNELDMILDIPVQITVELGRTKITIKNLLQLAHGSVVELDAMAGEPMDVMVNGTLIAQGEVVVVNDKFGIRLTDIITPSERMRKLNR from the coding sequence ATGGCTGACGAAATGGAAAACATCGAGAATACGGCGACGGAAGATGACGGCCAGATCAGCGAGGACGATTGGGCTGCCGCGATGTCCGAACAGGCTATCAGCGATGCACCTGCCGCGCTGGCCGCGCAACCGGCTGATATCTTTCCATCATTCGGCGGCAACGCCGGCAATGCCGGCATGATGAACGAGCTCGACATGATTCTGGATATTCCCGTCCAGATCACCGTCGAACTCGGTCGAACCAAGATCACTATCAAGAACCTGCTTCAACTTGCCCACGGCTCGGTCGTTGAACTGGATGCCATGGCCGGTGAGCCGATGGATGTCATGGTCAATGGCACGCTGATCGCTCAGGGCGAGGTCGTGGTGGTTAACGACAAATTCGGTATCCGCCTGACCGACATCATCACGCCCTCCGAACGGATGCGTAAGCTCAATCGCTAA
- the fliJ gene encoding flagellar export protein FliJ produces MTQPFSLLPLLELMQTRTDEATRQLGQLIAAEQNQRSRLQMLEQYREEYAQRLREATQQGVTRMILRNYQDFLARIDEAVEQQKAAVENSERSTKAGKEHWQAQNKQLKAIDTLSQRHDARERYRENKQDQKLQDEFSTRKYGIREDSDS; encoded by the coding sequence ATGACCCAGCCCTTCTCGCTCCTGCCGCTGCTTGAACTGATGCAAACCCGAACCGATGAGGCAACACGCCAACTCGGCCAGTTGATCGCAGCGGAACAAAACCAACGCAGCCGTCTTCAGATGCTCGAGCAGTACCGCGAGGAATATGCGCAACGCCTGCGGGAAGCCACTCAGCAGGGGGTTACCCGGATGATCCTGCGCAACTACCAGGATTTCCTGGCCCGCATCGATGAGGCAGTTGAGCAGCAGAAAGCCGCTGTCGAGAACTCCGAACGCAGCACAAAGGCAGGAAAAGAACACTGGCAGGCCCAGAACAAGCAATTGAAAGCCATTGATACGCTGTCGCAGCGTCACGACGCCCGTGAGCGCTATCGGGAAAACAAGCAGGACCAAAAACTCCAGGATGAGTTTTCGACCCGAAAATACGGAATCAGGGAAGATTCGGACAGCTAG
- the fliR gene encoding flagellar biosynthetic protein FliR, which produces MISIGSAQIDAWIVAFVFPLARILGFIATAPLWGTAGIPRRTRLILAISIAVAITPTLPPMPSVQPGSLSGLWILAQQMLIGIGMGFAAKIVFTAFDLAGEFIGAQMGLGFATFYDPLNSSQTPVIAEFINLIALLLFLSMNGHLLYLATLAQSFSAIPVSATPLGAASWLNLAELGSKIFSAGLLLSLPIVVALMITNVALAVLTRAAPQLNLFALGFPLTLMGGFVALAISLNYLASPLQGIFEFGMSAMLGFATTQN; this is translated from the coding sequence ATGATCAGCATCGGGTCAGCCCAGATCGATGCGTGGATTGTGGCCTTTGTCTTTCCGCTGGCCCGCATCCTGGGATTTATCGCCACGGCCCCGCTCTGGGGCACGGCCGGCATTCCGAGGCGAACTCGCCTGATACTGGCCATCTCGATCGCGGTGGCCATCACCCCCACCCTGCCGCCTATGCCAAGCGTTCAGCCGGGGTCGCTATCCGGCCTGTGGATACTGGCCCAGCAAATGCTGATCGGGATCGGCATGGGATTCGCTGCCAAGATCGTATTCACGGCCTTCGACTTGGCAGGTGAATTCATCGGCGCCCAGATGGGCCTGGGTTTTGCCACTTTCTACGACCCGCTCAATTCCTCACAAACGCCGGTCATCGCCGAATTCATCAACCTGATCGCCCTGCTCCTGTTTCTTTCCATGAACGGGCATCTGCTTTATCTGGCCACGCTAGCGCAAAGCTTCTCGGCTATCCCGGTGAGCGCCACGCCACTCGGTGCAGCATCCTGGCTGAATCTGGCCGAACTGGGGAGCAAGATATTCTCGGCGGGGCTGCTGCTGTCCCTGCCGATCGTCGTGGCACTGATGATCACCAACGTAGCCTTGGCCGTGCTGACCCGCGCCGCACCGCAGTTGAACCTGTTTGCCCTCGGCTTTCCGCTGACCTTGATGGGCGGCTTCGTTGCGCTGGCAATCAGCCTGAACTACCTGGCTTCCCCGCTGCAAGGCATTTTTGAATTCGGGATGAGTGCCATGCTTGGCTTTGCCACCACTCAAAACTGA
- a CDS encoding flagellar basal body-associated FliL family protein — MAKDAKPAEEGAEAPKKSKKLLIIILAVVLLVVLGGGGAAYMLLKKGEPEEGDEEVAEETAKPKKKDKKKDAHAAPVFVNLDPFTVNLVPETGDQYLQVALSLELEDALEEPTLKAQMPKIRNNLTLLLSSKKASELLPKEGKEQLAEALRDEINSVIEPPKKNKKGEVVAPEGPVKSVLFTSFIIQ; from the coding sequence ATGGCCAAGGATGCCAAACCAGCGGAAGAGGGTGCGGAAGCCCCCAAAAAAAGCAAAAAACTGTTGATCATCATCCTGGCTGTGGTCTTGTTGGTGGTACTTGGTGGTGGTGGCGCGGCCTATATGTTGCTCAAGAAGGGCGAACCGGAAGAAGGTGACGAGGAGGTCGCCGAAGAAACCGCCAAGCCCAAAAAGAAAGACAAGAAAAAGGATGCTCACGCCGCGCCCGTTTTCGTCAATCTTGATCCGTTTACCGTGAATCTGGTTCCGGAAACCGGCGACCAGTATCTCCAGGTAGCACTCTCCCTCGAACTCGAAGACGCGTTGGAAGAACCGACTCTCAAGGCTCAGATGCCGAAGATTCGCAACAACCTGACCCTGTTGCTCTCCTCGAAAAAAGCATCCGAACTTTTGCCGAAGGAAGGCAAGGAACAGTTGGCTGAAGCGCTGAGGGACGAAATCAACTCGGTGATCGAGCCGCCCAAGAAAAACAAGAAGGGTGAAGTTGTCGCACCGGAAGGCCCGGTCAAGTCCGTCCTCTTTACTTCCTTCATCATCCAGTAA
- the fliM gene encoding flagellar motor switch protein FliM: MAGDFLSQDEVDALLKGVTGETDEPEASEGEGGGVRAYNIGTQERIVRGRMPTLELVNERFARYLRIGLFNYMHRNAEISVGPIRVQKYSEFIRNLVVPTNLNLVIAKPLRGTALFVFDPNLVFLVVDNMFGGDGRFHTRVEGRDFTATEQRIIQGLLNVVFTEYSKSWKPVYDINFEYIRSEMNSQFANIATPSEIVVSTTFTLEFGGATADMHICFPYSMLEPIRDLLYSTMQSDQLSSDKRWIGTLRKQLQGAEVEIVALLGSGKITLGQILKLKVGDVIPLHIPDKIEALVDSVPLMECTYGQQSGQYALKVDRFIASSPETPQAEPATGEKNG; this comes from the coding sequence ATGGCCGGCGACTTTCTCTCTCAGGACGAGGTAGACGCCCTACTCAAGGGCGTTACCGGCGAAACTGACGAACCCGAAGCAAGCGAGGGTGAAGGAGGGGGCGTTCGCGCCTACAACATCGGCACCCAGGAACGGATCGTCCGTGGCCGGATGCCGACCCTGGAACTGGTCAACGAACGCTTCGCTCGCTACCTGCGGATTGGCTTGTTCAATTACATGCATCGGAACGCCGAAATTTCAGTCGGCCCGATTCGTGTCCAGAAATACAGTGAGTTCATTCGCAACCTGGTCGTTCCGACCAACCTGAATCTGGTCATTGCCAAGCCCTTGCGGGGTACGGCCTTGTTCGTCTTCGATCCGAACCTGGTCTTTCTGGTGGTGGACAACATGTTCGGCGGCGATGGGCGCTTCCACACCCGTGTCGAAGGGCGAGACTTCACTGCTACCGAGCAACGCATCATCCAGGGCTTGCTCAATGTCGTCTTCACCGAATACAGCAAGTCCTGGAAACCGGTTTACGACATCAACTTCGAATACATCCGGTCGGAGATGAATTCGCAGTTCGCCAATATTGCGACCCCTTCGGAAATCGTTGTCTCGACCACCTTCACACTGGAATTTGGTGGTGCGACGGCAGACATGCATATCTGCTTCCCCTACTCCATGCTCGAGCCGATCCGCGACCTGCTTTACAGCACGATGCAGAGCGACCAGCTTTCATCGGACAAACGCTGGATCGGCACCTTGCGCAAGCAGTTGCAAGGCGCAGAGGTGGAGATCGTCGCACTACTCGGTTCGGGCAAGATAACACTCGGCCAGATACTCAAGCTGAAGGTGGGCGATGTCATCCCCCTTCATATCCCGGATAAGATTGAGGCCTTGGTCGACAGCGTCCCGCTGATGGAATGCACCTACGGGCAGCAAAGCGGCCAATATGCGCTGAAGGTCGATCGATTCATTGCCTCCTCGCCCGAAACACCGCAGGCCGAACCGGCAACAGGAGAAAAAAATGGCTGA
- the fliQ gene encoding flagellar biosynthesis protein FliQ yields MTPGTVMEIGRQAIEVTLLVSAPMLITALVVGLIVSIFQAATQLNESTLQFVPKLVAMFVVLLLTGPWIIQYMVDYIQRLFGSIPQLIG; encoded by the coding sequence ATGACGCCGGGAACGGTGATGGAAATCGGCCGGCAGGCCATCGAGGTCACGCTGTTGGTCTCTGCCCCCATGCTGATCACAGCGCTCGTCGTCGGACTGATCGTCAGTATTTTCCAGGCGGCCACCCAACTGAACGAATCCACATTGCAGTTCGTGCCCAAACTGGTGGCCATGTTCGTGGTGCTGCTGCTCACCGGGCCGTGGATAATCCAGTACATGGTCGACTACATCCAGCGCCTGTTCGGCAGCATTCCGCAACTGATCGGCTAG
- a CDS encoding flagellar assembly protein FliH gives MIIPKEELTHYQRWQAGSFDAKPQAVAETRTPSPDVHAPPAQELPASEEFKLPTAEDIERMHEEARNTGYQAGFEEGQVAGEQQAREIAEARAQHFLSLIGNLKNSVADLEQTVAEQLLALAIEIAAQVTRSAINIKPELLLPVIREAVSSLPMHHAHVVVRLNPLDIEHVRAEAGEQLAQIGAQLIEDSSVSQGGCLLQAGASEVDATIETRWKRVLEAIGTEPQEWLNP, from the coding sequence ATGATCATTCCCAAAGAGGAACTCACCCACTATCAGCGCTGGCAGGCCGGATCTTTCGATGCCAAGCCCCAGGCAGTCGCCGAGACACGGACGCCGTCACCCGACGTTCATGCCCCTCCCGCCCAGGAGCTACCAGCGAGCGAAGAATTCAAACTGCCAACCGCCGAAGACATCGAGCGGATGCACGAAGAAGCTCGCAACACGGGCTATCAGGCCGGCTTTGAAGAAGGACAGGTGGCTGGCGAACAACAAGCCCGCGAAATCGCCGAAGCCCGGGCGCAGCACTTTCTCTCCCTGATCGGCAATCTGAAAAATTCGGTCGCCGACCTGGAACAAACCGTCGCCGAACAACTGCTCGCGCTGGCCATTGAAATCGCCGCTCAAGTCACCCGCAGCGCCATCAATATCAAGCCCGAGCTGCTGCTGCCGGTGATTCGTGAAGCCGTGAGTTCCTTGCCGATGCACCACGCCCACGTTGTGGTGCGCTTGAACCCGCTGGATATCGAGCATGTGCGCGCCGAAGCAGGTGAGCAACTTGCCCAGATCGGTGCTCAACTCATTGAAGACAGCTCGGTATCCCAGGGCGGATGCCTCCTGCAGGCGGGGGCCAGCGAAGTCGATGCCACCATCGAAACCCGCTGGAAGCGGGTTCTTGAAGCAATTGGAACAGAGCCTCAGGAATGGCTGAACCCCTGA
- a CDS encoding flagellar hook-length control protein FliK, with product MLKTPRYFHSRGASMGLSVISNVASATSLKTSAAAPEASEGQPGEFAALLSGQTLAAMMALAGTEATKSATTQSSQQDGGVESGDLKGDESSLPLDPAALVAMIGNSQQQPATVLPAQVTGDALNSSSDKNPLMATLQQLGGKTQNPAEASANQAATTLAESAVAADNLATDAANIAASSESAGETINFSASLTTALQQKGSTSGQQVTVSAPLHTETWPQQFGEKVVWLARNDQQTAQININPPQLGPIQITLNLSGDQATAVFASPHPDVRQAIESSMPQLKEMLATAGISLGDTNVGANLAQQNPNNPFPTPNKNQSVLENAILPANDNAPNAGITQVLHKGRGLVDLFA from the coding sequence TTGCTGAAAACTCCTCGATATTTCCATTCTCGAGGGGCAAGCATGGGCCTGAGTGTTATTTCCAACGTAGCATCCGCCACAAGTCTAAAGACATCGGCGGCGGCTCCAGAAGCCTCCGAAGGCCAGCCCGGCGAATTCGCTGCCCTGCTTTCCGGGCAAACCCTGGCGGCAATGATGGCATTGGCGGGTACCGAGGCAACCAAGAGCGCGACGACCCAGAGCAGCCAACAAGATGGCGGCGTGGAGAGCGGCGACTTGAAGGGGGATGAAAGCAGCTTGCCTCTTGACCCGGCGGCACTCGTCGCGATGATTGGCAATTCCCAACAGCAACCGGCGACAGTGCTTCCCGCTCAGGTTACGGGAGATGCGCTGAACTCTTCCTCGGACAAGAACCCGCTAATGGCAACCCTGCAACAACTTGGCGGAAAAACCCAGAATCCCGCCGAGGCAAGCGCAAACCAAGCTGCGACCACTTTGGCAGAAAGCGCAGTAGCTGCTGACAATCTCGCGACCGATGCGGCAAATATTGCCGCATCTTCAGAAAGCGCCGGCGAAACGATCAACTTCAGCGCCAGCCTGACCACTGCCTTGCAGCAGAAGGGCTCCACCTCCGGACAACAAGTGACGGTCAGCGCCCCCTTGCACACAGAAACCTGGCCACAACAGTTTGGCGAAAAAGTCGTCTGGCTAGCCAGGAATGATCAACAAACGGCACAGATCAACATCAACCCGCCACAACTCGGGCCGATACAAATCACCCTGAACCTGAGTGGCGATCAAGCCACCGCCGTATTTGCCTCGCCACACCCCGATGTCCGCCAGGCGATCGAATCCTCGATGCCGCAATTGAAAGAAATGCTTGCTACGGCAGGCATCAGTTTGGGTGACACCAATGTTGGTGCAAACCTGGCTCAGCAAAATCCGAACAACCCCTTCCCGACGCCAAACAAGAACCAATCGGTGCTTGAAAACGCTATACTCCCGGCCAATGACAATGCGCCAAACGCAGGCATCACTCAGGTTCTGCACAAGGGCCGTGGGCTGGTAGACCTGTTCGCGTGA